In Vibrio japonicus, one DNA window encodes the following:
- a CDS encoding ExeM/NucH family extracellular endonuclease — MKQKFTPTLLAAVVASTLSVQAQADIIISQYIEGSSFNKAIEIANTGDSAVTLDGYTLAKSVNGNHLWESKLPLDGITLEAQSVWLVANKSASQAILDVADLVDPSSVTSFNGDDPIALLKDGEVLDLLGLMNDVDFAKDVSLVRNSNAMQPSATYVASQWTTLEKDNIDGLGLLDGGTAPEPFACTQDEQEPVFTSIQTIQGQGATSPFIDGYPYITDEEFFVKGVISAVTTGLTKGFYLQALDDDYDPQTSEGLFVHTNQSSSELQPGDVVCVKGKVQEYYNLTQLKVENNNWVKQGETSAPDASEVVILPEDKTFEDTLERYEGMLVKTTEALDMRVTRTFGYDYAARRNNMVLAQGSVNMHPNQVHPAASVEALQQSADNADRRLFVESDAKAADGQIPYYPEFGRTDIDQDGSTEDYIRIDDSVIGLEGVLSYSYNDYRLIVTNQLSAENFVHNDPRTDSVDIEEGDLRIATFNVLNYFNSPFGGDSNPHGNNRGANNYEEFEIQQEKIVNAILRLDADIIGLMEIENNGFGNSGAIQQLVEQLNQRITNKKEHYDFVALDSNGDKRIDENDYVGTDAITTGVIYRSKVVKLKTPRVIPMPSQQAPEVLDDNGKVIEDGKNYQRDTLAPTFKVKGSKETLTVAINHFKSKGSKCWEDAAPVEQGGQGGKDLDQQGSCENFRVAAAVALGEALKEIKGHKVILGDMNSYGMEDPMLVLTDYSAEKYGKSIKAARNTYIAGEPQFGDEGAVIEQNYGYINAVTMKHPDSWSYSFNDEVGALDHLLISPSLKAHFVDATDWHINGGESTLFDYNDEYKGDMPKYNDHFRSSDHDPAVLELKMAGSFGLGGLMAMLGLVAWRRRR, encoded by the coding sequence ATGAAACAAAAATTTACTCCAACTCTACTGGCAGCAGTGGTGGCTAGCACGCTTTCGGTTCAAGCTCAGGCCGATATCATTATCTCTCAATACATTGAGGGGAGTAGCTTCAATAAGGCGATTGAGATTGCCAACACTGGTGATAGCGCGGTGACGTTGGATGGTTACACGCTTGCTAAATCCGTCAATGGCAATCACTTATGGGAAAGTAAACTTCCACTGGATGGAATTACGTTGGAAGCGCAAAGCGTATGGCTTGTCGCGAATAAAAGTGCAAGCCAAGCCATCCTTGATGTCGCAGATTTAGTCGATCCAAGTTCGGTCACGAGCTTTAACGGAGATGATCCAATTGCGCTGCTAAAAGATGGTGAGGTTCTTGACCTTCTGGGACTCATGAATGATGTCGACTTTGCCAAAGATGTGTCTTTAGTACGCAATTCGAACGCCATGCAGCCATCTGCAACTTACGTTGCTTCTCAATGGACAACACTAGAAAAAGACAACATAGACGGGCTCGGTCTACTTGATGGTGGCACTGCACCTGAGCCGTTTGCTTGTACTCAAGACGAGCAAGAGCCTGTATTCACGTCAATTCAAACTATTCAGGGACAGGGCGCAACATCACCATTTATTGACGGATATCCTTACATTACCGACGAAGAATTTTTTGTGAAAGGCGTCATCAGCGCCGTAACCACAGGACTGACGAAAGGTTTCTATCTACAAGCATTGGACGATGACTACGACCCACAAACTTCTGAAGGTTTGTTCGTTCATACCAATCAATCCAGCTCTGAACTTCAGCCGGGTGACGTCGTGTGTGTGAAGGGTAAAGTTCAGGAATATTACAACCTCACGCAGTTGAAAGTAGAAAACAACAATTGGGTGAAACAAGGCGAAACCAGTGCGCCGGACGCAAGCGAAGTGGTTATCCTGCCGGAAGACAAAACCTTTGAAGACACGTTAGAGCGTTATGAGGGGATGTTGGTCAAAACGACCGAAGCGTTAGACATGCGAGTGACGCGAACCTTCGGCTATGACTATGCAGCACGACGCAATAACATGGTATTGGCACAAGGGAGTGTCAACATGCACCCGAACCAAGTCCACCCAGCGGCATCTGTAGAAGCATTGCAGCAGAGTGCCGACAATGCCGATCGTCGCCTGTTTGTTGAATCGGACGCGAAAGCCGCAGATGGTCAAATCCCGTATTATCCTGAGTTTGGTCGTACCGATATTGACCAAGATGGATCTACCGAAGACTACATTCGTATTGATGACTCAGTAATTGGCCTAGAGGGAGTCTTAAGCTATAGCTACAATGATTACCGTTTGATTGTGACCAATCAATTGAGTGCTGAAAACTTTGTCCACAATGATCCGCGTACGGACTCGGTGGATATCGAAGAAGGTGATCTGCGTATTGCTACGTTTAACGTGCTTAACTACTTCAACTCGCCGTTTGGTGGTGACAGCAACCCACATGGTAACAATCGTGGCGCGAACAATTATGAAGAGTTCGAGATCCAGCAAGAGAAGATTGTTAACGCGATACTGCGCTTAGATGCGGACATCATTGGTTTGATGGAGATTGAAAACAACGGTTTTGGCAACTCTGGGGCGATTCAGCAGCTTGTTGAGCAGTTAAACCAACGCATCACGAACAAGAAAGAACACTATGATTTCGTGGCACTGGATAGTAATGGCGATAAGCGAATCGACGAGAATGACTACGTAGGCACTGACGCGATTACCACTGGTGTGATTTACCGTTCGAAAGTGGTGAAACTGAAAACGCCAAGAGTGATCCCAATGCCGAGTCAGCAAGCGCCTGAAGTGTTGGATGACAACGGCAAAGTCATTGAGGATGGCAAAAACTATCAGCGTGATACGTTAGCGCCAACCTTTAAAGTGAAAGGCTCAAAAGAGACATTGACCGTTGCGATTAACCACTTTAAATCGAAAGGGTCTAAATGTTGGGAAGATGCCGCGCCAGTTGAACAAGGTGGTCAAGGCGGAAAAGACTTAGACCAACAAGGATCTTGTGAAAACTTCCGCGTAGCAGCCGCCGTGGCGTTGGGTGAGGCGTTAAAAGAGATCAAAGGTCACAAGGTCATCCTTGGTGATATGAACTCCTATGGCATGGAAGACCCAATGTTAGTGCTGACCGATTACAGTGCCGAGAAGTATGGCAAATCGATCAAAGCAGCACGTAACACCTACATTGCAGGCGAGCCTCAGTTCGGTGACGAAGGCGCAGTGATCGAACAAAACTACGGTTACATTAACGCCGTCACGATGAAACACCCAGACAGCTGGAGCTACTCTTTCAACGATGAAGTGGGCGCGCTTGACCATCTATTGATCAGCCCAAGCCTGAAAGCACATTTTGTCGACGCGACCGACTGGCATATTAATGGTGGTGAGTCGACACTGTTTGACTATAACGATGAGTACAAAGGCGATATGCCGAAGTACAACGACCACTTCCGTTCTTCAGACCACGATCCTGCGGTTTTGGAACTGAAAATGGCCGGTTCATTCGGTCTCGGTGGGCTAATGGCGATGTTAGGTTTGGTTGCTTGGCGACGTCGTAGATAA
- the aspA gene encoding aspartate ammonia-lyase yields the protein MATLTDAPKTSTPATRIEEDLLGERHVPADAYYGIHTLRAIENFNISNVTISDVPEFVRGMIMTKKAAALANKELGAIPKDVANYIIEACDLILETGKCMDQFPSDVFQGGAGTSVNMNTNEVIANVALELMGKEKGQYDFINPNDHVNKSQSTNCAYPTGFRIAVYNSVQKLIEAIEYLKGAFELKSQEFKGVLKMGRTQLQDAVPMTVGQEFHAWAVTLNEEIRALEYTSKLLLEINLGATAIGTGLNTPEGYQALSVKHLANVTGLDVVPAEDLIEATSDCGAYVMTHGALKRLAVKLSKICNDLRLLSSGPRAGLNELNLPELQAGSSIMPAKVNPVIPEVVNQVCFKVLGNDNTVSFAAEGGQLQLNVMEPVIAQSMFESISLLSNACVNLRDKCIDGITVNKEVCENYVYNSIGIVTYLNPYIGHHEGDIVGKICAETGKSVREVVLERGLLTSDELDDILSVENFMHPKYKAKRYE from the coding sequence ATGGCTACCCTAACTGATGCTCCAAAAACGTCGACCCCTGCTACCCGTATCGAAGAAGATCTACTAGGCGAACGTCACGTTCCTGCTGATGCTTACTATGGCATTCATACCCTACGCGCGATCGAGAACTTCAATATCTCAAATGTCACTATTTCAGACGTTCCTGAATTTGTTCGTGGCATGATCATGACCAAAAAAGCGGCAGCACTTGCGAACAAAGAGCTGGGTGCAATTCCTAAAGATGTGGCGAACTACATCATTGAAGCGTGTGATTTGATCCTAGAAACAGGTAAGTGCATGGATCAGTTCCCGTCAGACGTATTCCAAGGTGGCGCTGGCACATCTGTAAACATGAACACCAATGAAGTGATTGCAAACGTTGCTCTTGAACTGATGGGCAAAGAAAAAGGTCAGTACGACTTCATTAACCCGAATGATCACGTAAACAAGAGCCAATCAACGAACTGTGCTTACCCAACAGGGTTCCGTATTGCGGTCTACAACAGCGTGCAAAAACTGATTGAAGCGATTGAATACCTAAAAGGCGCATTCGAGCTTAAGAGCCAAGAGTTTAAAGGCGTGCTGAAGATGGGTCGTACTCAGCTACAAGACGCGGTACCAATGACTGTGGGTCAAGAATTCCACGCTTGGGCAGTCACGCTAAACGAAGAAATTCGCGCACTTGAGTACACCTCAAAACTGCTACTAGAAATCAACTTAGGCGCTACAGCGATCGGCACTGGCCTAAACACACCTGAAGGTTACCAGGCGCTATCAGTGAAGCACCTTGCAAACGTAACAGGTCTAGACGTTGTTCCTGCTGAAGACCTTATCGAAGCGACCTCAGACTGTGGTGCGTACGTAATGACTCACGGCGCGCTAAAACGCCTAGCGGTGAAACTGTCTAAGATTTGTAACGATCTACGTCTACTGTCGTCAGGTCCTCGCGCGGGTCTGAACGAGCTGAACCTACCTGAACTTCAAGCGGGTTCTTCCATCATGCCAGCTAAAGTCAACCCAGTGATCCCAGAAGTGGTGAACCAAGTTTGTTTTAAAGTGCTAGGTAACGACAACACGGTGTCTTTCGCAGCCGAAGGTGGTCAGTTACAGCTAAACGTGATGGAACCAGTGATTGCGCAAAGCATGTTTGAATCCATCTCTCTGCTTTCCAATGCGTGTGTGAACCTACGTGATAAATGTATCGACGGCATCACTGTGAACAAAGAAGTGTGTGAGAACTACGTTTACAACTCTATCGGTATCGTGACGTACTTAAACCCATACATTGGCCACCACGAAGGTGACATTGTCGGTAAGATTTGTGCTGAAACGGGCAAAAGTGTTCGAGAAGTGGTTCTGGAGCGCGGCCTTCTCACTTCAGATGAGTTAGACGACATCCTTTCTGTTGAAAACTTTATGCATCCCAAGTATAAAGCGAAGCGCTACGAATAA
- a CDS encoding aminodeoxychorismate/anthranilate synthase component II: MLLIIDNYDSFTYNLFQYFCELGAEVKVVRNDEIDIAGIEALNPSHLVISPGPCTPNEAGISLQAIEYFAGKLPILGVCLGHQAIAQVFGGEVVRARQVMHGKTSPIRHNNRSVFTGLNNPLTVTRYHSLVVKNGTLPDCFELTAWTEFSDGSMDEIMGYQHKTLPIDAVQFHPESIKTEQGHELLANFLRR; this comes from the coding sequence ATGCTGTTGATAATCGATAACTATGACTCTTTCACTTATAACCTCTTCCAGTACTTTTGTGAATTGGGGGCAGAGGTCAAAGTGGTGCGTAATGATGAGATTGATATTGCTGGCATTGAAGCGCTAAACCCAAGCCATTTGGTGATTTCGCCAGGGCCTTGTACTCCAAACGAAGCCGGGATTTCACTCCAAGCGATTGAATACTTCGCGGGTAAATTGCCGATTCTAGGGGTTTGCCTCGGACATCAGGCGATCGCGCAAGTCTTTGGTGGGGAAGTGGTAAGAGCAAGGCAAGTAATGCACGGGAAAACGTCGCCTATTCGTCATAATAACCGAAGCGTGTTTACTGGTTTAAACAATCCTCTTACTGTCACCCGATACCACTCATTGGTCGTCAAAAATGGCACCTTGCCTGATTGTTTCGAGCTGACGGCATGGACGGAATTTTCTGATGGCTCAATGGACGAAATTATGGGCTACCAACATAAAACTTTGCCTATCGACGCGGTGCAATTTCACCCAGAATCGATCAAAACAGAGCAAGGCCACGAGCTTTTAGCCAATTTCTTGCGTCGCTAA
- a CDS encoding M20 aminoacylase family protein, whose amino-acid sequence MNIIEVLEPWLADAIRIRHAIHQQPELGFEEVSTQALVVAELEKYGVDEICTDFAKTGVVGVIHGSLGEGKSIGLRADMDALPIHEANTFAHRSCQDGKMHACGHDGHTTMLLLAARYLAQSRNFAGKAVLIFQPAEEGRGGAETMIADGMLERFPVDACYALHNMPGIPEGHFAFKTGPIMASSDRLFVTINGKSGHAGLPHTTQDPLLVATNIYQGIQGMVSRNYDPFDPLVVSVTQLHCGETTNAIADQAHMSGTFRTLSQKTRDSLVERLEQLVIHSAKAQGMHAEFKLGPISHPPTVNTEEETQRAIAAAQHTVGADQVNPSCEAMLTSEDFAFFLNKVPGCYGFIGNGTEEQGCSVGLHNKAYDFNDKLLPIGAAYFINLIEQPHAKP is encoded by the coding sequence ATGAACATTATTGAAGTCTTAGAGCCTTGGTTAGCTGACGCCATTAGAATCCGCCATGCTATTCATCAGCAACCAGAGTTAGGTTTTGAAGAAGTTAGCACCCAAGCTTTGGTCGTCGCAGAATTAGAAAAGTATGGTGTCGATGAAATCTGCACCGATTTTGCCAAAACAGGGGTTGTAGGTGTTATCCATGGATCACTTGGAGAAGGTAAAAGCATCGGTCTACGCGCCGACATGGACGCATTGCCTATCCATGAAGCCAACACATTCGCCCACCGCTCTTGCCAAGACGGCAAAATGCACGCTTGTGGTCATGACGGTCACACCACCATGCTTTTACTCGCAGCGCGCTACTTAGCTCAATCCCGTAATTTTGCTGGCAAAGCCGTACTTATATTCCAACCCGCTGAAGAAGGTCGTGGCGGCGCGGAGACGATGATCGCCGACGGCATGTTAGAGCGCTTCCCTGTTGATGCCTGCTACGCACTACACAATATGCCGGGTATTCCTGAAGGACACTTTGCGTTTAAAACCGGCCCTATTATGGCAAGCTCTGACCGCCTGTTTGTGACCATCAATGGCAAAAGCGGCCACGCCGGATTACCCCATACAACGCAAGATCCCCTTCTAGTCGCGACGAATATCTACCAAGGTATTCAAGGTATGGTTAGCCGTAACTACGACCCGTTTGATCCACTGGTGGTCTCGGTTACACAACTTCACTGCGGTGAAACCACTAACGCTATCGCGGACCAAGCCCATATGAGCGGCACGTTCCGTACTCTGTCGCAAAAAACACGCGACAGCTTGGTTGAACGACTTGAGCAATTAGTCATTCACAGCGCTAAGGCTCAAGGAATGCACGCTGAATTCAAACTCGGGCCGATTTCTCATCCACCAACGGTTAACACCGAAGAAGAGACTCAACGAGCAATCGCCGCGGCACAACATACCGTTGGGGCAGACCAAGTAAATCCGAGCTGCGAAGCGATGCTAACCAGTGAAGACTTCGCCTTTTTCCTCAATAAAGTACCCGGTTGTTACGGCTTTATCGGCAACGGCACAGAGGAGCAAGGATGCAGTGTTGGACTACACAACAAAGCCTACGACTTCAACGACAAGCTGCTGCCAATCGGCGCTGCTTACTTTATTAATCTGATTGAGCAGCCGCATGCCAAGCCATAG
- a CDS encoding YfcC family protein: MTTQTVPTEEKKAGFFANFKFPSAYTILFILIALVALLTWIVPAGQYDRAMNEDLGREVPVTGTYKAVDGNPQGVVDVLLAPIDGFYDHNSYEAAAIDVSLFILVIGGFLGLVTKTGAIDAGIERVTHRLEGREEMMIPILMALFAAGGTVYGMAEESLPFYTLLVPVMMAARFDPLVAAATVLLGAGIGTLGSTINPFATVIAANAAGIPFTDGIILRVVALLIGWVICVAYVMRYARMVRQDQTKSIVYDKYEENKAHFLGNQSGESLEFTGTRKLILSIFGASFAVMIYGVSVAGWWMAEISAMFLASTIIIGLVARMSEEEFTSSFIDGARDLLGVALIIGIARGIVVVMDRGMITDTILYSAEQMVTGLSSVVFINVMFFLEVLLSFLVPSSSGLAVLTMPIMAPLADFAGVGRDLVVTAYQSASGLVNLITPTSAVVMGGLAIARVPYVRYVKWVAPLLAILMLFCIVVLSVGALI; encoded by the coding sequence ATGACAACTCAAACTGTACCTACCGAAGAAAAAAAAGCGGGCTTCTTCGCCAACTTTAAGTTTCCTTCCGCTTACACCATTTTATTTATCCTTATTGCATTAGTCGCTTTATTAACCTGGATTGTTCCTGCTGGTCAGTATGACCGTGCCATGAATGAAGACTTAGGACGTGAAGTACCAGTAACAGGCACGTATAAAGCGGTAGATGGCAACCCACAAGGCGTGGTTGATGTTCTGCTTGCGCCTATCGATGGTTTCTACGACCACAACAGCTATGAAGCGGCCGCTATCGACGTTTCTCTGTTTATTTTGGTGATTGGTGGCTTCCTTGGCTTAGTCACCAAAACAGGCGCTATTGATGCGGGTATCGAACGAGTGACGCATCGCCTAGAAGGCCGTGAAGAAATGATGATACCGATACTGATGGCACTGTTCGCCGCTGGCGGTACTGTCTATGGTATGGCGGAAGAATCGCTACCGTTTTACACCCTATTAGTACCCGTGATGATGGCGGCACGTTTTGATCCACTGGTCGCAGCCGCCACTGTACTACTAGGCGCTGGTATCGGTACACTGGGTTCAACCATCAACCCATTTGCAACGGTAATCGCAGCAAACGCAGCTGGCATTCCATTTACAGATGGCATCATCCTACGCGTTGTGGCACTACTTATTGGTTGGGTTATCTGTGTGGCTTATGTGATGCGTTATGCGCGCATGGTTCGCCAAGACCAAACTAAATCTATTGTTTACGACAAATACGAAGAAAACAAAGCGCACTTCTTGGGCAACCAATCTGGTGAAAGCCTAGAGTTCACAGGCACTCGCAAGCTTATCCTTAGTATCTTTGGCGCGTCATTCGCGGTGATGATCTACGGTGTATCAGTCGCAGGTTGGTGGATGGCCGAGATCTCAGCGATGTTCTTAGCATCAACCATCATCATTGGTTTAGTGGCTCGCATGAGCGAAGAGGAATTTACATCAAGCTTTATCGACGGTGCCCGCGACCTACTTGGCGTAGCGCTAATCATCGGTATCGCCCGTGGTATCGTTGTGGTCATGGACCGCGGTATGATCACTGACACCATCCTGTACTCTGCAGAACAAATGGTAACGGGTCTATCATCTGTGGTGTTCATTAACGTGATGTTCTTCCTGGAAGTACTATTGTCATTCCTAGTGCCTTCTAGCTCAGGCTTAGCGGTACTGACCATGCCAATTATGGCTCCGTTGGCTGACTTTGCGGGCGTAGGCCGTGACCTAGTCGTGACTGCATACCAGTCTGCATCTGGCCTAGTGAACTTAATTACCCCAACGTCTGCGGTAGTCATGGGGGGGTTAGCCATCGCACGTGTGCCCTATGTTCGCTACGTGAAATGGGTTGCACCACTGCTCGCTATCCTAATGCTGTTCTGCATTGTGGTACTTAGCGTGGGTGCCCTTATCTAA
- a CDS encoding anaerobic C4-dicarboxylate transporter codes for MVAVELFTVLLFIFLGARIGGIGIGLAGGAGVIALSLILGVPTSQSFIPVDVILIIMSVITAIAAMQVAGGMDWLVQVAENFLRKHPERITFYAPIVTFLMTLMAGTGHTAFSTLPVIAEVAKGQGVRPSRPLSIAVVASQIAITASPISAAVVAFAAMLAPKGVDYLTLLAVCIPTTFLACMIGAFVANFMGGELKDDPVYQERLEQGLIKLTTETLRDILPTAKTATFIFLAAIGFVVCYAAAISKSVGLIENPALGRNEAIMTVMLAAAAVIVLITKIDAAKIPSASTFRSGMTACVCVLGVAWLGSTFVNAHVDGIKEVAGELLSEHPWMLAMVLFFASMLLYSQGATTVALMPAALAIGVAPLTAVASFAAVSALFVLPTYPTLLAAVEMDDTGSTRIGKYVFNHPFFIPGVVTIASAVALGFAFGGLFI; via the coding sequence ATGGTTGCTGTGGAGCTTTTTACCGTTCTGCTCTTCATATTTCTAGGGGCTAGAATTGGCGGAATTGGCATCGGCTTGGCTGGTGGTGCTGGCGTGATTGCGCTTTCCCTTATTTTGGGCGTTCCAACGAGTCAGTCATTCATTCCGGTCGATGTCATTTTGATCATCATGTCCGTCATCACTGCGATTGCCGCCATGCAAGTAGCAGGTGGTATGGATTGGTTGGTGCAAGTCGCTGAGAATTTTTTGCGCAAACACCCTGAACGCATCACCTTTTACGCGCCAATCGTGACTTTTTTAATGACACTGATGGCCGGGACAGGTCACACCGCATTTTCAACCCTTCCGGTTATTGCTGAAGTCGCCAAAGGCCAAGGTGTGCGTCCTTCTCGCCCACTTTCTATTGCTGTTGTCGCCTCTCAAATTGCGATTACCGCTTCGCCAATTTCAGCCGCCGTTGTCGCATTTGCCGCAATGCTTGCACCGAAAGGGGTGGATTACCTGACACTGCTGGCGGTTTGTATCCCGACGACATTCCTTGCCTGTATGATCGGCGCATTTGTCGCGAACTTTATGGGCGGTGAATTAAAAGACGATCCCGTTTACCAAGAGCGTTTGGAACAAGGCTTAATCAAGCTGACTACTGAGACGCTACGCGATATTCTGCCGACGGCGAAAACCGCGACCTTCATCTTTTTAGCCGCTATCGGTTTTGTAGTTTGTTACGCAGCTGCGATTTCTAAATCCGTTGGCCTTATCGAAAATCCTGCTCTTGGCCGTAACGAAGCAATCATGACGGTTATGTTGGCAGCCGCAGCGGTTATCGTTCTTATCACCAAAATCGACGCTGCCAAGATCCCTTCAGCATCAACATTCCGCTCAGGTATGACGGCGTGTGTTTGCGTTTTAGGTGTAGCTTGGCTAGGTTCAACGTTTGTTAACGCTCACGTAGATGGCATCAAAGAAGTCGCAGGTGAACTGCTGTCAGAGCACCCTTGGATGCTGGCAATGGTGCTGTTTTTCGCCTCAATGCTACTTTACTCGCAAGGTGCAACGACGGTAGCTCTAATGCCAGCCGCGCTTGCGATTGGCGTAGCCCCACTCACAGCTGTCGCGTCGTTTGCGGCGGTGAGTGCCCTGTTTGTACTGCCAACCTACCCAACCCTGTTAGCAGCAGTTGAAATGGACGATACTGGCTCAACACGCATTGGTAAGTATGTGTTCAACCACCCATTCTTTATTCCTGGTGTGGTGACCATTGCATCTGCTGTTGCTTTAGGCTTTGCATTTGGTGGTCTGTTTATCTAA
- a CDS encoding FxsA family protein has protein sequence MFPILLLLFIFVPIIEIGLFISVGGYLGLWPTIALVLITAFVGASLVRSQGLQTLMSVQSKLQQGELPAQQILEGVMLAVAGVLLLTPGFMTDALGMLVLLPAPRAAIAKYLMSKIVVKSVGGGFQGGFQQGPFNQGPFDDDLFKDRDPFNAQKGDTFEGEYERKDDEDRNKLN, from the coding sequence GTGTTTCCTATCTTATTATTGCTATTTATATTTGTTCCTATTATTGAAATAGGCTTGTTTATTTCGGTAGGCGGCTACCTTGGTTTATGGCCTACGATTGCGCTCGTGTTAATCACCGCGTTTGTTGGTGCGTCACTGGTTCGCAGCCAAGGACTACAGACGTTGATGTCGGTGCAGAGCAAGCTGCAGCAAGGTGAGTTACCCGCGCAGCAGATTCTAGAGGGCGTCATGCTGGCTGTTGCTGGGGTATTACTATTGACTCCGGGTTTTATGACGGATGCGCTCGGTATGTTGGTTTTATTACCAGCACCACGTGCAGCGATTGCAAAATATCTGATGAGTAAGATCGTAGTGAAATCTGTGGGTGGAGGCTTCCAAGGTGGTTTCCAGCAAGGGCCATTTAATCAAGGCCCATTTGATGATGATCTCTTTAAGGATCGGGACCCGTTTAATGCTCAGAAAGGCGACACCTTTGAAGGTGAGTATGAACGCAAAGACGATGAAGACCGCAACAAGCTGAATTAA
- a CDS encoding aspartate aminotransferase family protein — protein MTVENKVERGLFDEVMVPCYNPMEMIPVKGEGARVWDQEGKEYIDFAGGIAVSCLGHCHPAMVNALTEQGNKIWHLSNVMTNEPALRLAKKLTEVSFAEKVFFANSGAEANEAALKLARRYAVDKFGPEKSEIIAFKQGFHGRTFFTVTVGGQAAYSDGFGPKPGDITHLPYNDVEALREHISDRTCAIMMEPLQGEGGIISPTDEFVQTVRELCDKHNALLIFDEVQTGNGRTGHFYAYQGLGVTPDILSTAKSLGGGFPIGAMLTTTELAQYLKVGTHGTTYGGNPLACAVAKAVVDIVSQPETLAGVAEREELFRDGLAKLNDKYQIFTEVRGKGLLLGAALNDEWQGRARDVLVAAGKEGLMVLVAGANVVRFTPSLVITKEEIQEGLSRLDKALASLVA, from the coding sequence ATGACAGTTGAAAATAAAGTAGAACGCGGTCTGTTTGATGAGGTGATGGTACCTTGTTATAACCCAATGGAAATGATTCCAGTAAAAGGCGAAGGCGCGCGTGTATGGGATCAGGAAGGCAAAGAGTACATCGACTTTGCTGGTGGTATTGCCGTGAGCTGCTTAGGTCATTGTCATCCTGCAATGGTTAACGCATTGACTGAGCAAGGCAACAAAATTTGGCACCTTAGTAACGTAATGACTAACGAGCCAGCACTACGCCTAGCGAAGAAGCTGACTGAAGTGAGCTTTGCAGAAAAAGTATTCTTTGCAAACTCGGGCGCAGAAGCGAACGAAGCGGCGTTGAAACTTGCGCGTCGTTACGCAGTCGACAAGTTTGGTCCAGAAAAATCAGAAATCATCGCATTCAAACAGGGCTTCCATGGCCGTACATTCTTTACGGTAACGGTTGGTGGTCAAGCGGCATATTCGGATGGCTTTGGTCCTAAACCTGGTGATATTACGCATCTGCCTTACAACGATGTAGAAGCACTACGTGAGCATATCTCAGATCGTACTTGTGCGATCATGATGGAACCACTACAAGGCGAAGGCGGTATCATTTCACCAACGGATGAGTTCGTTCAGACCGTTCGCGAACTATGTGACAAGCATAATGCGCTGCTTATCTTTGATGAAGTTCAAACAGGTAACGGTCGTACTGGTCACTTCTACGCGTACCAAGGTTTAGGTGTTACACCAGATATCCTAAGTACTGCAAAGTCACTAGGTGGCGGTTTCCCAATTGGCGCAATGCTAACAACGACAGAGCTAGCGCAATACCTGAAAGTGGGTACGCACGGCACAACTTACGGTGGTAACCCACTCGCGTGTGCAGTTGCAAAAGCAGTTGTTGATATCGTTAGCCAGCCAGAGACATTAGCAGGCGTAGCAGAGCGCGAAGAGTTGTTCCGCGACGGCTTAGCTAAACTAAATGATAAATACCAAATCTTTACAGAAGTTCGCGGTAAAGGCCTGCTTCTGGGTGCTGCTCTGAATGATGAGTGGCAAGGCCGCGCTCGCGACGTATTGGTTGCAGCGGGTAAAGAAGGTTTGATGGTGTTGGTTGCTGGTGCAAACGTTGTTCGTTTCACGCCATCACTTGTCATCACTAAAGAAGAAATCCAAGAAGGATTATCTCGACTAGACAAAGCACTGGCTTCACTAGTCGCATAA